One Phalacrocorax aristotelis chromosome 10, bGulAri2.1, whole genome shotgun sequence genomic region harbors:
- the GLYR1 gene encoding cytokine-like nuclear factor N-PAC isoform X1: protein MAAVSLRLGDLVWGKLGRYPPWPGKIVNPPKDLKKPRGKKCFFVKFFGTEDHAWIKVEQLKPYHAHKEEMIKINKGKRFQQAVDAVEEFLRKTKGKDQASSHNSNEEKNRRNSSEERGKQSAGEEKRKASLSEGKLKKGTEEGKKRVSSVSSERGSKSPLKRTQDQSPRKRGRPPKDEKDLTIPESSTVKRVMTGTVAGFKWPPSVSEPVKDSDPHFHHFLLSQTEKPAVCYQAITKKLKVCEEETGSTSIQAADSTAVNGSITPTDKKIGFLGLGLMGSGIVSNLLKMGHTVTVWNRTAEKCDLFIQEGARLGRTPAEVVSTCDITFACVSDPKAAKDLVLGPSGVLQGIRPGKCYVDMSTVDADTVTELAQVIVSRGGRFLEAPVSGNQQLSNDGMLVILAAGDRGLYEDCSSCFQAMGKTSFFLGEVGNAAKMMLIVNMVQGSFMATIAEGLTLAQVTGQSQQTLLDILNQGQLASIFLDQKCQNILQGNFKPDFYLKYIQKDLRLAIALGDSVNHPTPMAAAANEVYKRAKALDQSDNDMSAVYRAYIH, encoded by the exons gggGAAGCTGGGCCGGTATCCTCCATGGCCAGGAAAG ATTGTTAATCCACCTAAAGATCTGAAGAAACCTCGTGGAAAAAAGTGCTTCTTTGTGAAGTTTTTTGGAACAGAAGATCA TGCTTGGATCAAAGTGGAGCAGCTGAAGCCGTATCACGCTCACAAAGAGGAAATGATAAAGATTAACAAGGGTAAGCGCTTCCAACAAGCCGTGGATGCGGTAGAGGAGTTTCTTAGAAAAACCAAAGGCAAGGACCAG GCTTCTTCCCATAACTCCAATGAAGAGAAGAATCGGCGTAATTCCAGTGAAGAAAGAGGCAAGCAGTCTGCTGGTGAAGAGAAACGCAAAGCCAGTTTGTCTGAAGGGAAGTTGAAGAAGggcacagaggaaggaaaaaagagggtCTCTTCTGTATCATCAGAGAGAGGATCAAAATCACCTTTGAAAAGAACCCAGGATCAGAGCCCCCGAAAGCGGGGGCGTCCACCCAAGGATGAGAAG GACCTCACAATTCCAGAGTCAAGTACAGTGAAGAGAGTGATGACTGGAACAGTGGCTGGATTTAAATGGCCGCCAAGCGTCAGTGAG CCTGTGAAGGACAGTGATCCACACTTTCATCACTTCCTGCTGAGCCAGACAGAGAAG CCTGCTGTCTGCTATCAAGCCATCACAAAGAAGCTGAAGGTTTGTGAGGAG GAAACAGGATCCACCTCCATCCAGGCAGCAGACAGCACAGCAGTCAATGGCAGTATCACGCCTACAGACAAAAA GATAGGATTTCTGGGTCTTGGCCTGATGGGAAGTGGCATTGTCTCCAACTTACTGAAGATGGGTCACACCGTCACTGTCTGGAACCGGACTGCTGAGAAG TGTGATTTGTTCATCCAGGAGGGGGCACGGCTGGGAAGAACCCCCGCTGAAGTTGTCTCCACCTGTGACATCACCTTTGCCTGTGTATCAGATCCAAAAGCAGCAAAGGAT CTGGTACTTGGTCCGAGTGGAGTGTTGCAGGGTATTCGCCCAGGGAAGTGTTACGTGGATATGTCCACCGTGGATGCAGATACAGTCACAGAGTTGGCCCAG gtgataGTGTCCCGGGGTGGTCGCTTTTTGGAAGCACCGGTCTCAGGAAATCAGCAGCTATCTAATGATGGGATGCTTGTGATCCTGGCAGCTGGTGACAGAGGTTTATATGAGGACTGCAGTAGCTGTTTCCAGGCAATGGGAAAGACCTCTTTTTTCCTAG GTGAAGTAGGCAATGCTGCCAAGATGATGCTGATTGTGAACATGGTCCAAGGCAGCTTCATGGCAACGATAGCAGAAGGACTGACTTTGGCTCAAGTGACTGGCCAGTCCCAACAGACCCTTCTGGATATCCTCAATCAGGGACAACTTGCCAGCATCTTCCTGGACCAGAAGTGCCAAA ATATCTTGCAAGGAAACTTTAAACCTGATTTCTACCTGAAATACATACAGAAGGATCTTAGATTAGCTATTGCACTGGGCGATTCTGTCAACCACCCAACTCccatggcagctgctgccaaTGAG GTCTATAAACGAGCAAAAGCATTGGACCAATCAGACAACGACATGTCTGCAGTGTACAGGGCCTACATCCACTAG
- the GLYR1 gene encoding cytokine-like nuclear factor N-PAC isoform X7, which yields MIKINKGKRFQQAVDAVEEFLRKTKGKDQASSHNSNEEKNRRNSSEERGKQSAGEEKRKASLSEGKLKKGTEEGKKRVSSVSSERGSKSPLKRTQDQSPRKRGRPPKDEKDLTIPESSTVKRVMTGTVAGFKWPPSVSEPVKDSDPHFHHFLLSQTEKPAVCYQAITKKLKVCEEETGSTSIQAADSTAVNGSITPTDKKIGFLGLGLMGSGIVSNLLKMGHTVTVWNRTAEKCDLFIQEGARLGRTPAEVVSTCDITFACVSDPKAAKDLVLGPSGVLQGIRPGKCYVDMSTVDADTVTELAQVIVSRGGRFLEAPVSGNQQLSNDGMLVILAAGDRGLYEDCSSCFQAMGKTSFFLGEVGNAAKMMLIVNMVQGSFMATIAEGLTLAQVTGQSQQTLLDILNQGQLASIFLDQKCQNILQGNFKPDFYLKYIQKDLRLAIALGDSVNHPTPMAAAANEVYKRAKALDQSDNDMSAVYRAYIH from the exons ATGATAAAGATTAACAAGGGTAAGCGCTTCCAACAAGCCGTGGATGCGGTAGAGGAGTTTCTTAGAAAAACCAAAGGCAAGGACCAG GCTTCTTCCCATAACTCCAATGAAGAGAAGAATCGGCGTAATTCCAGTGAAGAAAGAGGCAAGCAGTCTGCTGGTGAAGAGAAACGCAAAGCCAGTTTGTCTGAAGGGAAGTTGAAGAAGggcacagaggaaggaaaaaagagggtCTCTTCTGTATCATCAGAGAGAGGATCAAAATCACCTTTGAAAAGAACCCAGGATCAGAGCCCCCGAAAGCGGGGGCGTCCACCCAAGGATGAGAAG GACCTCACAATTCCAGAGTCAAGTACAGTGAAGAGAGTGATGACTGGAACAGTGGCTGGATTTAAATGGCCGCCAAGCGTCAGTGAG CCTGTGAAGGACAGTGATCCACACTTTCATCACTTCCTGCTGAGCCAGACAGAGAAG CCTGCTGTCTGCTATCAAGCCATCACAAAGAAGCTGAAGGTTTGTGAGGAG GAAACAGGATCCACCTCCATCCAGGCAGCAGACAGCACAGCAGTCAATGGCAGTATCACGCCTACAGACAAAAA GATAGGATTTCTGGGTCTTGGCCTGATGGGAAGTGGCATTGTCTCCAACTTACTGAAGATGGGTCACACCGTCACTGTCTGGAACCGGACTGCTGAGAAG TGTGATTTGTTCATCCAGGAGGGGGCACGGCTGGGAAGAACCCCCGCTGAAGTTGTCTCCACCTGTGACATCACCTTTGCCTGTGTATCAGATCCAAAAGCAGCAAAGGAT CTGGTACTTGGTCCGAGTGGAGTGTTGCAGGGTATTCGCCCAGGGAAGTGTTACGTGGATATGTCCACCGTGGATGCAGATACAGTCACAGAGTTGGCCCAG gtgataGTGTCCCGGGGTGGTCGCTTTTTGGAAGCACCGGTCTCAGGAAATCAGCAGCTATCTAATGATGGGATGCTTGTGATCCTGGCAGCTGGTGACAGAGGTTTATATGAGGACTGCAGTAGCTGTTTCCAGGCAATGGGAAAGACCTCTTTTTTCCTAG GTGAAGTAGGCAATGCTGCCAAGATGATGCTGATTGTGAACATGGTCCAAGGCAGCTTCATGGCAACGATAGCAGAAGGACTGACTTTGGCTCAAGTGACTGGCCAGTCCCAACAGACCCTTCTGGATATCCTCAATCAGGGACAACTTGCCAGCATCTTCCTGGACCAGAAGTGCCAAA ATATCTTGCAAGGAAACTTTAAACCTGATTTCTACCTGAAATACATACAGAAGGATCTTAGATTAGCTATTGCACTGGGCGATTCTGTCAACCACCCAACTCccatggcagctgctgccaaTGAG GTCTATAAACGAGCAAAAGCATTGGACCAATCAGACAACGACATGTCTGCAGTGTACAGGGCCTACATCCACTAG
- the GLYR1 gene encoding cytokine-like nuclear factor N-PAC isoform X4, producing the protein MAAVSLRLGDLVWGKLGRYPPWPGKIVNPPKDLKKPRGKKCFFVKFFGTEDHAWIKVEQLKPYHAHKEEMIKINKGKRFQQAVDAVEEFLRKTKGKDQASSHNSNEEKNRRNSSEERGKQSAGEEKRKASLSEGKLKKGTEEGKKRVSSVSSERGSKSPLKRTQDQSPRKRGRPPKDEKDLTIPESSTVKRVMTGTVAGFKWPPSVSEPVKDSDPHFHHFLLSQTEKPAVCYQAITKKLKVCEEETGSTSIQAADSTAVNGSITPTDKKIGFLGLGLMGSGIVSNLLKMGHTVTVWNRTAEKEGARLGRTPAEVVSTCDITFACVSDPKAAKDVLGPSGVLQGIRPGKCYVDMSTVDADTVTELAQVIVSRGGRFLEAPVSGNQQLSNDGMLVILAAGDRGLYEDCSSCFQAMGKTSFFLGEVGNAAKMMLIVNMVQGSFMATIAEGLTLAQVTGQSQQTLLDILNQGQLASIFLDQKCQNILQGNFKPDFYLKYIQKDLRLAIALGDSVNHPTPMAAAANEVYKRAKALDQSDNDMSAVYRAYIH; encoded by the exons gggGAAGCTGGGCCGGTATCCTCCATGGCCAGGAAAG ATTGTTAATCCACCTAAAGATCTGAAGAAACCTCGTGGAAAAAAGTGCTTCTTTGTGAAGTTTTTTGGAACAGAAGATCA TGCTTGGATCAAAGTGGAGCAGCTGAAGCCGTATCACGCTCACAAAGAGGAAATGATAAAGATTAACAAGGGTAAGCGCTTCCAACAAGCCGTGGATGCGGTAGAGGAGTTTCTTAGAAAAACCAAAGGCAAGGACCAG GCTTCTTCCCATAACTCCAATGAAGAGAAGAATCGGCGTAATTCCAGTGAAGAAAGAGGCAAGCAGTCTGCTGGTGAAGAGAAACGCAAAGCCAGTTTGTCTGAAGGGAAGTTGAAGAAGggcacagaggaaggaaaaaagagggtCTCTTCTGTATCATCAGAGAGAGGATCAAAATCACCTTTGAAAAGAACCCAGGATCAGAGCCCCCGAAAGCGGGGGCGTCCACCCAAGGATGAGAAG GACCTCACAATTCCAGAGTCAAGTACAGTGAAGAGAGTGATGACTGGAACAGTGGCTGGATTTAAATGGCCGCCAAGCGTCAGTGAG CCTGTGAAGGACAGTGATCCACACTTTCATCACTTCCTGCTGAGCCAGACAGAGAAG CCTGCTGTCTGCTATCAAGCCATCACAAAGAAGCTGAAGGTTTGTGAGGAG GAAACAGGATCCACCTCCATCCAGGCAGCAGACAGCACAGCAGTCAATGGCAGTATCACGCCTACAGACAAAAA GATAGGATTTCTGGGTCTTGGCCTGATGGGAAGTGGCATTGTCTCCAACTTACTGAAGATGGGTCACACCGTCACTGTCTGGAACCGGACTGCTGAGAAG GAGGGGGCACGGCTGGGAAGAACCCCCGCTGAAGTTGTCTCCACCTGTGACATCACCTTTGCCTGTGTATCAGATCCAAAAGCAGCAAAGGATGTA CTTGGTCCGAGTGGAGTGTTGCAGGGTATTCGCCCAGGGAAGTGTTACGTGGATATGTCCACCGTGGATGCAGATACAGTCACAGAGTTGGCCCAG gtgataGTGTCCCGGGGTGGTCGCTTTTTGGAAGCACCGGTCTCAGGAAATCAGCAGCTATCTAATGATGGGATGCTTGTGATCCTGGCAGCTGGTGACAGAGGTTTATATGAGGACTGCAGTAGCTGTTTCCAGGCAATGGGAAAGACCTCTTTTTTCCTAG GTGAAGTAGGCAATGCTGCCAAGATGATGCTGATTGTGAACATGGTCCAAGGCAGCTTCATGGCAACGATAGCAGAAGGACTGACTTTGGCTCAAGTGACTGGCCAGTCCCAACAGACCCTTCTGGATATCCTCAATCAGGGACAACTTGCCAGCATCTTCCTGGACCAGAAGTGCCAAA ATATCTTGCAAGGAAACTTTAAACCTGATTTCTACCTGAAATACATACAGAAGGATCTTAGATTAGCTATTGCACTGGGCGATTCTGTCAACCACCCAACTCccatggcagctgctgccaaTGAG GTCTATAAACGAGCAAAAGCATTGGACCAATCAGACAACGACATGTCTGCAGTGTACAGGGCCTACATCCACTAG
- the GLYR1 gene encoding cytokine-like nuclear factor N-PAC isoform X2, with translation MAAVSLRLGDLVWGKLGRYPPWPGKIVNPPKDLKKPRGKKCFFVKFFGTEDHAWIKVEQLKPYHAHKEEMIKINKGKRFQQAVDAVEEFLRKTKGKDQASSHNSNEEKNRRNSSEERGKQSAGEEKRKASLSEGKLKKGTEEGKKRVSSVSSERGSKSPLKRTQDQSPRKRGRPPKDEKDLTIPESSTVKRVMTGTVAGFKWPPSVSEPVKDSDPHFHHFLLSQTEKPAVCYQAITKKLKVCEEETGSTSIQAADSTAVNGSITPTDKKIGFLGLGLMGSGIVSNLLKMGHTVTVWNRTAEKCDLFIQEGARLGRTPAEVVSTCDITFACVSDPKAAKDVLGPSGVLQGIRPGKCYVDMSTVDADTVTELAQVIVSRGGRFLEAPVSGNQQLSNDGMLVILAAGDRGLYEDCSSCFQAMGKTSFFLGEVGNAAKMMLIVNMVQGSFMATIAEGLTLAQVTGQSQQTLLDILNQGQLASIFLDQKCQNILQGNFKPDFYLKYIQKDLRLAIALGDSVNHPTPMAAAANEVYKRAKALDQSDNDMSAVYRAYIH, from the exons gggGAAGCTGGGCCGGTATCCTCCATGGCCAGGAAAG ATTGTTAATCCACCTAAAGATCTGAAGAAACCTCGTGGAAAAAAGTGCTTCTTTGTGAAGTTTTTTGGAACAGAAGATCA TGCTTGGATCAAAGTGGAGCAGCTGAAGCCGTATCACGCTCACAAAGAGGAAATGATAAAGATTAACAAGGGTAAGCGCTTCCAACAAGCCGTGGATGCGGTAGAGGAGTTTCTTAGAAAAACCAAAGGCAAGGACCAG GCTTCTTCCCATAACTCCAATGAAGAGAAGAATCGGCGTAATTCCAGTGAAGAAAGAGGCAAGCAGTCTGCTGGTGAAGAGAAACGCAAAGCCAGTTTGTCTGAAGGGAAGTTGAAGAAGggcacagaggaaggaaaaaagagggtCTCTTCTGTATCATCAGAGAGAGGATCAAAATCACCTTTGAAAAGAACCCAGGATCAGAGCCCCCGAAAGCGGGGGCGTCCACCCAAGGATGAGAAG GACCTCACAATTCCAGAGTCAAGTACAGTGAAGAGAGTGATGACTGGAACAGTGGCTGGATTTAAATGGCCGCCAAGCGTCAGTGAG CCTGTGAAGGACAGTGATCCACACTTTCATCACTTCCTGCTGAGCCAGACAGAGAAG CCTGCTGTCTGCTATCAAGCCATCACAAAGAAGCTGAAGGTTTGTGAGGAG GAAACAGGATCCACCTCCATCCAGGCAGCAGACAGCACAGCAGTCAATGGCAGTATCACGCCTACAGACAAAAA GATAGGATTTCTGGGTCTTGGCCTGATGGGAAGTGGCATTGTCTCCAACTTACTGAAGATGGGTCACACCGTCACTGTCTGGAACCGGACTGCTGAGAAG TGTGATTTGTTCATCCAGGAGGGGGCACGGCTGGGAAGAACCCCCGCTGAAGTTGTCTCCACCTGTGACATCACCTTTGCCTGTGTATCAGATCCAAAAGCAGCAAAGGATGTA CTTGGTCCGAGTGGAGTGTTGCAGGGTATTCGCCCAGGGAAGTGTTACGTGGATATGTCCACCGTGGATGCAGATACAGTCACAGAGTTGGCCCAG gtgataGTGTCCCGGGGTGGTCGCTTTTTGGAAGCACCGGTCTCAGGAAATCAGCAGCTATCTAATGATGGGATGCTTGTGATCCTGGCAGCTGGTGACAGAGGTTTATATGAGGACTGCAGTAGCTGTTTCCAGGCAATGGGAAAGACCTCTTTTTTCCTAG GTGAAGTAGGCAATGCTGCCAAGATGATGCTGATTGTGAACATGGTCCAAGGCAGCTTCATGGCAACGATAGCAGAAGGACTGACTTTGGCTCAAGTGACTGGCCAGTCCCAACAGACCCTTCTGGATATCCTCAATCAGGGACAACTTGCCAGCATCTTCCTGGACCAGAAGTGCCAAA ATATCTTGCAAGGAAACTTTAAACCTGATTTCTACCTGAAATACATACAGAAGGATCTTAGATTAGCTATTGCACTGGGCGATTCTGTCAACCACCCAACTCccatggcagctgctgccaaTGAG GTCTATAAACGAGCAAAAGCATTGGACCAATCAGACAACGACATGTCTGCAGTGTACAGGGCCTACATCCACTAG
- the GLYR1 gene encoding cytokine-like nuclear factor N-PAC isoform X5 has translation MAAVSLRLGDLVWGKLGRYPPWPGKIVNPPKDLKKPRGKKCFFVKFFGTEDHAWIKVEQLKPYHAHKEEMIKINKGKRFQQAVDAVEEFLRKTKGKDQDLTIPESSTVKRVMTGTVAGFKWPPSVSEPVKDSDPHFHHFLLSQTEKPAVCYQAITKKLKVCEEETGSTSIQAADSTAVNGSITPTDKKIGFLGLGLMGSGIVSNLLKMGHTVTVWNRTAEKCDLFIQEGARLGRTPAEVVSTCDITFACVSDPKAAKDLVLGPSGVLQGIRPGKCYVDMSTVDADTVTELAQVIVSRGGRFLEAPVSGNQQLSNDGMLVILAAGDRGLYEDCSSCFQAMGKTSFFLGEVGNAAKMMLIVNMVQGSFMATIAEGLTLAQVTGQSQQTLLDILNQGQLASIFLDQKCQNILQGNFKPDFYLKYIQKDLRLAIALGDSVNHPTPMAAAANEVYKRAKALDQSDNDMSAVYRAYIH, from the exons gggGAAGCTGGGCCGGTATCCTCCATGGCCAGGAAAG ATTGTTAATCCACCTAAAGATCTGAAGAAACCTCGTGGAAAAAAGTGCTTCTTTGTGAAGTTTTTTGGAACAGAAGATCA TGCTTGGATCAAAGTGGAGCAGCTGAAGCCGTATCACGCTCACAAAGAGGAAATGATAAAGATTAACAAGGGTAAGCGCTTCCAACAAGCCGTGGATGCGGTAGAGGAGTTTCTTAGAAAAACCAAAGGCAAGGACCAG GACCTCACAATTCCAGAGTCAAGTACAGTGAAGAGAGTGATGACTGGAACAGTGGCTGGATTTAAATGGCCGCCAAGCGTCAGTGAG CCTGTGAAGGACAGTGATCCACACTTTCATCACTTCCTGCTGAGCCAGACAGAGAAG CCTGCTGTCTGCTATCAAGCCATCACAAAGAAGCTGAAGGTTTGTGAGGAG GAAACAGGATCCACCTCCATCCAGGCAGCAGACAGCACAGCAGTCAATGGCAGTATCACGCCTACAGACAAAAA GATAGGATTTCTGGGTCTTGGCCTGATGGGAAGTGGCATTGTCTCCAACTTACTGAAGATGGGTCACACCGTCACTGTCTGGAACCGGACTGCTGAGAAG TGTGATTTGTTCATCCAGGAGGGGGCACGGCTGGGAAGAACCCCCGCTGAAGTTGTCTCCACCTGTGACATCACCTTTGCCTGTGTATCAGATCCAAAAGCAGCAAAGGAT CTGGTACTTGGTCCGAGTGGAGTGTTGCAGGGTATTCGCCCAGGGAAGTGTTACGTGGATATGTCCACCGTGGATGCAGATACAGTCACAGAGTTGGCCCAG gtgataGTGTCCCGGGGTGGTCGCTTTTTGGAAGCACCGGTCTCAGGAAATCAGCAGCTATCTAATGATGGGATGCTTGTGATCCTGGCAGCTGGTGACAGAGGTTTATATGAGGACTGCAGTAGCTGTTTCCAGGCAATGGGAAAGACCTCTTTTTTCCTAG GTGAAGTAGGCAATGCTGCCAAGATGATGCTGATTGTGAACATGGTCCAAGGCAGCTTCATGGCAACGATAGCAGAAGGACTGACTTTGGCTCAAGTGACTGGCCAGTCCCAACAGACCCTTCTGGATATCCTCAATCAGGGACAACTTGCCAGCATCTTCCTGGACCAGAAGTGCCAAA ATATCTTGCAAGGAAACTTTAAACCTGATTTCTACCTGAAATACATACAGAAGGATCTTAGATTAGCTATTGCACTGGGCGATTCTGTCAACCACCCAACTCccatggcagctgctgccaaTGAG GTCTATAAACGAGCAAAAGCATTGGACCAATCAGACAACGACATGTCTGCAGTGTACAGGGCCTACATCCACTAG
- the GLYR1 gene encoding cytokine-like nuclear factor N-PAC isoform X6: MAAVSLRLGDLVWGKLGRYPPWPGKIVNPPKDLKKPRGKKCFFVKFFGTEDHAWIKVEQLKPYHAHKEEMIKINKGKRFQQAVDAVEEFLRKTKGKDQDLTIPESSTVKRVMTGTVAGFKWPPSVSEPVKDSDPHFHHFLLSQTEKPAVCYQAITKKLKVCEEETGSTSIQAADSTAVNGSITPTDKKIGFLGLGLMGSGIVSNLLKMGHTVTVWNRTAEKEGARLGRTPAEVVSTCDITFACVSDPKAAKDLVLGPSGVLQGIRPGKCYVDMSTVDADTVTELAQVIVSRGGRFLEAPVSGNQQLSNDGMLVILAAGDRGLYEDCSSCFQAMGKTSFFLGEVGNAAKMMLIVNMVQGSFMATIAEGLTLAQVTGQSQQTLLDILNQGQLASIFLDQKCQNILQGNFKPDFYLKYIQKDLRLAIALGDSVNHPTPMAAAANEVYKRAKALDQSDNDMSAVYRAYIH, from the exons gggGAAGCTGGGCCGGTATCCTCCATGGCCAGGAAAG ATTGTTAATCCACCTAAAGATCTGAAGAAACCTCGTGGAAAAAAGTGCTTCTTTGTGAAGTTTTTTGGAACAGAAGATCA TGCTTGGATCAAAGTGGAGCAGCTGAAGCCGTATCACGCTCACAAAGAGGAAATGATAAAGATTAACAAGGGTAAGCGCTTCCAACAAGCCGTGGATGCGGTAGAGGAGTTTCTTAGAAAAACCAAAGGCAAGGACCAG GACCTCACAATTCCAGAGTCAAGTACAGTGAAGAGAGTGATGACTGGAACAGTGGCTGGATTTAAATGGCCGCCAAGCGTCAGTGAG CCTGTGAAGGACAGTGATCCACACTTTCATCACTTCCTGCTGAGCCAGACAGAGAAG CCTGCTGTCTGCTATCAAGCCATCACAAAGAAGCTGAAGGTTTGTGAGGAG GAAACAGGATCCACCTCCATCCAGGCAGCAGACAGCACAGCAGTCAATGGCAGTATCACGCCTACAGACAAAAA GATAGGATTTCTGGGTCTTGGCCTGATGGGAAGTGGCATTGTCTCCAACTTACTGAAGATGGGTCACACCGTCACTGTCTGGAACCGGACTGCTGAGAAG GAGGGGGCACGGCTGGGAAGAACCCCCGCTGAAGTTGTCTCCACCTGTGACATCACCTTTGCCTGTGTATCAGATCCAAAAGCAGCAAAGGAT CTGGTACTTGGTCCGAGTGGAGTGTTGCAGGGTATTCGCCCAGGGAAGTGTTACGTGGATATGTCCACCGTGGATGCAGATACAGTCACAGAGTTGGCCCAG gtgataGTGTCCCGGGGTGGTCGCTTTTTGGAAGCACCGGTCTCAGGAAATCAGCAGCTATCTAATGATGGGATGCTTGTGATCCTGGCAGCTGGTGACAGAGGTTTATATGAGGACTGCAGTAGCTGTTTCCAGGCAATGGGAAAGACCTCTTTTTTCCTAG GTGAAGTAGGCAATGCTGCCAAGATGATGCTGATTGTGAACATGGTCCAAGGCAGCTTCATGGCAACGATAGCAGAAGGACTGACTTTGGCTCAAGTGACTGGCCAGTCCCAACAGACCCTTCTGGATATCCTCAATCAGGGACAACTTGCCAGCATCTTCCTGGACCAGAAGTGCCAAA ATATCTTGCAAGGAAACTTTAAACCTGATTTCTACCTGAAATACATACAGAAGGATCTTAGATTAGCTATTGCACTGGGCGATTCTGTCAACCACCCAACTCccatggcagctgctgccaaTGAG GTCTATAAACGAGCAAAAGCATTGGACCAATCAGACAACGACATGTCTGCAGTGTACAGGGCCTACATCCACTAG
- the GLYR1 gene encoding cytokine-like nuclear factor N-PAC isoform X3, whose protein sequence is MAAVSLRLGDLVWGKLGRYPPWPGKIVNPPKDLKKPRGKKCFFVKFFGTEDHAWIKVEQLKPYHAHKEEMIKINKGKRFQQAVDAVEEFLRKTKGKDQASSHNSNEEKNRRNSSEERGKQSAGEEKRKASLSEGKLKKGTEEGKKRVSSVSSERGSKSPLKRTQDQSPRKRGRPPKDEKDLTIPESSTVKRVMTGTVAGFKWPPSVSEPVKDSDPHFHHFLLSQTEKPAVCYQAITKKLKVCEEETGSTSIQAADSTAVNGSITPTDKKIGFLGLGLMGSGIVSNLLKMGHTVTVWNRTAEKEGARLGRTPAEVVSTCDITFACVSDPKAAKDLVLGPSGVLQGIRPGKCYVDMSTVDADTVTELAQVIVSRGGRFLEAPVSGNQQLSNDGMLVILAAGDRGLYEDCSSCFQAMGKTSFFLGEVGNAAKMMLIVNMVQGSFMATIAEGLTLAQVTGQSQQTLLDILNQGQLASIFLDQKCQNILQGNFKPDFYLKYIQKDLRLAIALGDSVNHPTPMAAAANEVYKRAKALDQSDNDMSAVYRAYIH, encoded by the exons gggGAAGCTGGGCCGGTATCCTCCATGGCCAGGAAAG ATTGTTAATCCACCTAAAGATCTGAAGAAACCTCGTGGAAAAAAGTGCTTCTTTGTGAAGTTTTTTGGAACAGAAGATCA TGCTTGGATCAAAGTGGAGCAGCTGAAGCCGTATCACGCTCACAAAGAGGAAATGATAAAGATTAACAAGGGTAAGCGCTTCCAACAAGCCGTGGATGCGGTAGAGGAGTTTCTTAGAAAAACCAAAGGCAAGGACCAG GCTTCTTCCCATAACTCCAATGAAGAGAAGAATCGGCGTAATTCCAGTGAAGAAAGAGGCAAGCAGTCTGCTGGTGAAGAGAAACGCAAAGCCAGTTTGTCTGAAGGGAAGTTGAAGAAGggcacagaggaaggaaaaaagagggtCTCTTCTGTATCATCAGAGAGAGGATCAAAATCACCTTTGAAAAGAACCCAGGATCAGAGCCCCCGAAAGCGGGGGCGTCCACCCAAGGATGAGAAG GACCTCACAATTCCAGAGTCAAGTACAGTGAAGAGAGTGATGACTGGAACAGTGGCTGGATTTAAATGGCCGCCAAGCGTCAGTGAG CCTGTGAAGGACAGTGATCCACACTTTCATCACTTCCTGCTGAGCCAGACAGAGAAG CCTGCTGTCTGCTATCAAGCCATCACAAAGAAGCTGAAGGTTTGTGAGGAG GAAACAGGATCCACCTCCATCCAGGCAGCAGACAGCACAGCAGTCAATGGCAGTATCACGCCTACAGACAAAAA GATAGGATTTCTGGGTCTTGGCCTGATGGGAAGTGGCATTGTCTCCAACTTACTGAAGATGGGTCACACCGTCACTGTCTGGAACCGGACTGCTGAGAAG GAGGGGGCACGGCTGGGAAGAACCCCCGCTGAAGTTGTCTCCACCTGTGACATCACCTTTGCCTGTGTATCAGATCCAAAAGCAGCAAAGGAT CTGGTACTTGGTCCGAGTGGAGTGTTGCAGGGTATTCGCCCAGGGAAGTGTTACGTGGATATGTCCACCGTGGATGCAGATACAGTCACAGAGTTGGCCCAG gtgataGTGTCCCGGGGTGGTCGCTTTTTGGAAGCACCGGTCTCAGGAAATCAGCAGCTATCTAATGATGGGATGCTTGTGATCCTGGCAGCTGGTGACAGAGGTTTATATGAGGACTGCAGTAGCTGTTTCCAGGCAATGGGAAAGACCTCTTTTTTCCTAG GTGAAGTAGGCAATGCTGCCAAGATGATGCTGATTGTGAACATGGTCCAAGGCAGCTTCATGGCAACGATAGCAGAAGGACTGACTTTGGCTCAAGTGACTGGCCAGTCCCAACAGACCCTTCTGGATATCCTCAATCAGGGACAACTTGCCAGCATCTTCCTGGACCAGAAGTGCCAAA ATATCTTGCAAGGAAACTTTAAACCTGATTTCTACCTGAAATACATACAGAAGGATCTTAGATTAGCTATTGCACTGGGCGATTCTGTCAACCACCCAACTCccatggcagctgctgccaaTGAG GTCTATAAACGAGCAAAAGCATTGGACCAATCAGACAACGACATGTCTGCAGTGTACAGGGCCTACATCCACTAG